In Micromonospora sp. WMMA1363, a genomic segment contains:
- a CDS encoding LCP family protein encodes MRERQAYAESETRILDFQRQPEPTDKPRRRRPRWRRVALVAFLVVALVGSAGVAAGGLYLRSVESRIERVDAFDGVPEEFRPQVAAQDAMNIMILGSDSRDPNNTSGSRADTIILAHLPADRSSAQLISIPRDSWVNVPKPGAGRGGRDAKINASYAWGGVPLMVQTVEKLTGVRIDHVTMVDFAGFKEIVDALGGVEITVDKGFTSTHSLNADGRREFVPGRQSMDGAAALDYARERYAFADGDFTRIKHQQQVIEAVLDRAAAGGTLGSPTKLNSFVQATADAVAVDREMSLLDLAMELRHLRSGNLQFFTCPTKGTGRIGNESVVLVDEEKSEQLFDAVRRDAVPEILAAAK; translated from the coding sequence ATGCGAGAACGCCAGGCGTACGCGGAGTCCGAGACTCGGATTCTCGACTTCCAGCGACAACCGGAACCGACCGACAAGCCCCGCAGACGGCGTCCCCGGTGGCGGCGAGTCGCGCTAGTCGCCTTCCTTGTCGTGGCGCTCGTCGGTAGCGCCGGCGTCGCCGCCGGCGGGCTGTACCTGCGGTCGGTCGAGTCTCGCATCGAACGGGTCGACGCCTTCGACGGCGTGCCGGAGGAGTTCCGTCCGCAGGTCGCGGCACAAGACGCTATGAACATCATGATCCTGGGCAGCGACTCTCGCGACCCGAACAACACTTCCGGCTCCCGGGCCGACACGATCATCCTGGCCCACCTTCCCGCAGACCGGTCGAGCGCCCAGCTCATCTCGATCCCTCGGGACAGCTGGGTGAACGTGCCGAAGCCTGGAGCGGGACGCGGCGGTCGGGACGCGAAGATCAACGCCTCGTACGCATGGGGTGGCGTTCCGTTGATGGTGCAGACCGTCGAGAAACTCACCGGCGTTCGCATCGACCACGTGACGATGGTCGACTTCGCCGGCTTCAAGGAGATCGTCGACGCCCTCGGCGGTGTCGAGATCACCGTGGACAAGGGCTTCACGTCGACGCACTCCCTGAACGCGGACGGCCGACGGGAGTTCGTCCCGGGTCGACAGAGCATGGACGGGGCTGCCGCGCTGGACTACGCCCGCGAGCGCTACGCCTTCGCCGACGGCGACTTCACCAGGATCAAACACCAGCAGCAGGTGATCGAGGCGGTCCTGGACCGGGCGGCCGCCGGCGGCACGCTGGGCAGCCCCACCAAGCTGAACTCGTTCGTGCAGGCCACCGCCGACGCGGTGGCCGTGGACCGGGAGATGTCTCTACTCGACCTGGCGATGGAGCTCCGCCACCTGCGGAGCGGCAACCTCCAGTTCTTCACCTGCCCCACGAAGGGAACCGGCCGGATCGGCAACGAGAGCGTCGTGCTGGTCGACGAGGAGAAATCCGAGCAGCTCTTCGACGCGGTTCGTCGCGACGCGGTGCCAGAGATCCTTGCCGCCGCGAAGTAG
- the bcp gene encoding thioredoxin-dependent thiol peroxidase, with the protein MTAPARLAPGDPAPEFSLPTDTGNPLSLADLRGRRVVLYAYPAAMTPGCTKQACDFRDSLGSLQAAGYEVVGISPDKPEKLAKFRARDAITFPLVSDPDKEVLTAYGAYGEKQSYGRTVTGVIRSTFVIDADGKIERALYNVKATGHVAKLRRDLGLD; encoded by the coding sequence ATGACCGCGCCTGCCCGTCTCGCCCCCGGCGATCCCGCCCCCGAATTCAGCCTCCCCACCGACACCGGCAACCCGCTCTCACTGGCCGACCTGCGCGGCCGCCGGGTGGTGCTGTACGCCTACCCGGCCGCGATGACCCCCGGCTGCACGAAGCAGGCCTGCGACTTCCGCGACTCACTCGGCTCGCTCCAGGCCGCCGGCTACGAGGTCGTCGGCATCTCCCCGGACAAGCCGGAGAAGCTGGCGAAATTCCGTGCGCGCGACGCCATCACCTTCCCGCTCGTCTCCGACCCTGACAAGGAAGTCCTCACCGCGTACGGTGCGTACGGCGAGAAGCAGTCGTACGGCAGGACGGTCACCGGCGTGATCCGCTCGACCTTCGTCATCGACGCCGACGGTAAGATCGAGCGGGCGCTCTACAACGTCAAGGCCACCGGCCACGTCGCCAAGTTGCGCCGCGACCTCGGCTTGGACTGA
- the rfbA gene encoding glucose-1-phosphate thymidylyltransferase RfbA, with the protein MRGILLAGGTGSRLWPITRAVSKQLMPVFDKPMIYYPLATLIMAGVREILIITTPEERNQFRRLLGDGSQWGLRLEYVTQARPEGIAQAFVLGAEFIGDESVALILGDNIFHGVGLGRQLTGQNGLVGGRIFAYPVANPEAYGVVDFDPAGRVLSIEEKPARPRSRYAVPGLYFYDNRVVDIAGKLTPSARGELEITAVNETYREWGELSVTVLDRGTAWLDTGTFTSLMQAAEFVRVIEERQGMKIGCVEEVAWRAGLIDDEQLRALAQPLTKSGYGSYLLGLLADQRNGGPRP; encoded by the coding sequence GTGCGCGGAATCCTTCTCGCTGGTGGCACCGGGTCCCGGCTGTGGCCGATCACACGGGCAGTGTCCAAGCAGCTGATGCCGGTCTTCGACAAGCCGATGATCTACTACCCGCTCGCTACGCTGATCATGGCGGGGGTGCGGGAGATCCTCATCATCACCACACCGGAGGAGCGGAACCAGTTCCGGCGGTTACTCGGTGATGGCAGCCAGTGGGGCCTGAGGCTGGAGTACGTCACCCAGGCGCGTCCAGAGGGCATCGCTCAGGCGTTCGTGCTGGGCGCGGAGTTCATCGGCGACGAGTCCGTGGCACTCATCCTCGGCGACAACATCTTCCACGGCGTCGGCCTGGGCCGGCAGCTCACCGGCCAGAACGGGCTGGTCGGCGGCCGGATCTTTGCCTACCCGGTGGCCAATCCAGAGGCGTACGGGGTGGTCGACTTCGACCCGGCTGGTCGCGTGCTGTCGATCGAGGAGAAGCCCGCCCGCCCCAGATCCCGCTACGCCGTGCCCGGCCTCTACTTCTACGACAACCGGGTGGTCGACATCGCCGGCAAGCTCACACCCAGCGCCCGTGGCGAGCTGGAGATCACCGCGGTCAACGAGACCTACCGCGAGTGGGGCGAGCTGTCGGTGACGGTGCTGGACCGCGGCACCGCCTGGCTGGACACCGGCACCTTCACCTCCCTGATGCAGGCCGCCGAGTTCGTGCGGGTCATCGAGGAACGCCAGGGTATGAAGATCGGCTGCGTCGAGGAGGTCGCCTGGCGGGCCGGCCTGATCGACGATGAGCAACTGCGGGCGTTGGCCCAGCCGCTGACGAAGAGCGGCTACGGGTCGTACCTGCTCGGCCTGCTCGCCGACCAAAGGAACGGGGGCCCGCGCCCATGA
- the rfbB gene encoding dTDP-glucose 4,6-dehydratase, with translation MRILVTGGAGFIGSEYVRMLLGAPDGARAGDSQLAPTAITVLDKLTYSGNLHNLTAVWDDPRLRFVQGDICDAALVDEVTPGHDVVVHFAAESHVDRSIAGAAPFVTTNVLGTQTLLDAVLRHGTARFVHVSTDEVYGSIDVGSWTEEWPLSPNSPYSASKAGSDLLALAYHRTHGMDVVVTRCSNNYGPYQFPEKVIPLFVTNLLDGGTVPLYGDGDNVRDWLHVHDHCRGIALVQERGRAGEVYNIGGGTELTNKELTGRLLEACGAGWDRVVPVADRKGHDRRYSLDISKISNELGYTPSIDLDHGLIQTVQWYRDNRHWWQPLKNKTTTPAAG, from the coding sequence GTGAGGATCCTCGTCACCGGCGGCGCCGGCTTCATCGGTTCCGAGTACGTGCGCATGCTGTTGGGGGCGCCGGACGGTGCCAGAGCGGGGGATTCGCAGCTTGCGCCGACCGCGATCACAGTGCTGGACAAGCTGACCTACTCCGGCAACCTACACAACCTCACGGCCGTTTGGGACGATCCGCGACTGCGGTTCGTGCAGGGTGACATCTGCGACGCTGCCCTCGTCGACGAGGTCACCCCGGGTCACGACGTGGTCGTGCACTTCGCCGCCGAGTCGCACGTCGACCGCTCCATCGCCGGAGCCGCGCCGTTCGTCACCACGAACGTGCTGGGCACCCAGACCCTGCTCGACGCCGTGCTGCGGCACGGGACTGCCCGGTTCGTGCACGTCTCCACCGACGAGGTGTACGGGTCCATCGACGTGGGTTCCTGGACCGAGGAGTGGCCGCTGTCGCCGAACTCGCCGTACTCGGCGTCCAAGGCCGGCTCGGACCTGCTGGCACTGGCGTACCACCGCACCCACGGCATGGACGTGGTGGTCACCCGCTGCTCGAACAACTACGGGCCGTACCAGTTCCCGGAGAAGGTCATTCCCCTGTTCGTCACCAACCTGCTAGACGGCGGCACCGTACCGCTGTACGGCGACGGCGACAACGTCCGAGACTGGCTGCACGTGCACGACCACTGCCGGGGCATCGCGCTGGTCCAGGAGAGGGGGCGGGCCGGCGAGGTCTACAACATCGGCGGCGGCACCGAGTTGACCAACAAGGAACTCACCGGCCGGCTGCTGGAGGCCTGTGGAGCCGGGTGGGACCGGGTGGTGCCGGTCGCCGACCGCAAGGGCCACGACCGTCGTTACTCCCTCGACATCAGTAAGATCAGCAACGAGCTCGGCTACACCCCCAGCATCGATCTGGACCACGGCCTCATTCAGACCGTCCAGTGGTACCGCGACAACCGTCACTGGTGGCAGCCCCTCAAAAACAAGACCACCACCCCGGCCGCCGGATGA
- a CDS encoding dTDP-4-dehydrorhamnose 3,5-epimerase family protein has product MKIRPLSIDGAWEVTPQQHGDPRGLFAEWYRFDRLAAVVGHPLRLAQANLSVSARGVVRGIHFADVPPGQAKYVTCVRGAVLDIVVDLRVGSPTFGQWEAVRLDDTDRRAVYLAEGLGHGFCALTDDATLSYLCSALYNPAAEHAVHPLDPDLAIDWPADSPQLSARDAAAPSLAEVRESGLLPDHRTCRSFSAGLDSGASQPSR; this is encoded by the coding sequence ATGAAGATCCGGCCGCTGAGCATCGATGGGGCGTGGGAGGTCACCCCACAGCAGCACGGCGATCCACGGGGGCTCTTCGCAGAGTGGTACCGCTTCGACCGGCTCGCCGCCGTGGTCGGGCATCCGCTCCGACTCGCTCAGGCCAACCTTTCGGTCTCCGCGCGCGGGGTGGTCCGCGGCATCCACTTCGCCGACGTGCCACCCGGTCAGGCCAAGTACGTGACGTGCGTGCGCGGAGCGGTCCTGGACATAGTCGTGGATCTCCGGGTGGGCTCGCCGACCTTCGGCCAGTGGGAAGCGGTCCGCCTCGACGACACGGACCGCCGCGCCGTCTACCTCGCCGAGGGCTTGGGCCACGGCTTCTGCGCGCTGACCGACGACGCCACCCTGAGCTACCTCTGCTCCGCCCTCTACAACCCCGCCGCGGAGCACGCCGTGCACCCTCTCGACCCCGACCTGGCCATCGACTGGCCGGCGGATTCGCCGCAGCTGTCGGCCCGGGACGCGGCCGCCCCGAGCCTGGCCGAGGTGCGGGAATCGGGACTGCTGCCGGACCACCGGACGTGCCGCTCGTTCAGCGCCGGCCTGGATTCGGGAGCCAGCCAGCCTTCTCGTTGA
- the rfbD gene encoding dTDP-4-dehydrorhamnose reductase → MTRLLLTGAGGMLGRDLLAVLRTRGDLSVTAATRADLDITDPAAVRAAVTGHDVVINAAAWTDVDGAETRERAATTVNGDAVGYLADACAATGAQMIHISTDYVFPGDATEPYPENAPTSPVNAYGRSKLAGELAVRRLLPDAGYVVRTAWLYGEHGPNFVATMLRLAGEREHLDVVNDQRGQPTWSYALAEQLVALADAGIAGRAASGVYHGTASGETTWHGLARAVFTLRGLDPDRIRPATSDHFRRPAPRPSYSVLAHDRWAAAGLQPLPDWHSALAQMLATEPSGG, encoded by the coding sequence ATGACCCGGCTGCTGCTCACCGGCGCTGGCGGGATGTTGGGACGGGACCTGCTGGCCGTCCTGCGAACCCGGGGTGACTTGTCGGTCACGGCCGCGACCCGCGCCGACCTCGATATCACCGACCCGGCGGCGGTCCGAGCCGCCGTCACCGGCCATGACGTCGTGATCAACGCCGCAGCCTGGACCGATGTGGACGGCGCCGAAACCCGGGAGCGAGCGGCCACCACGGTCAACGGCGACGCCGTGGGCTATCTGGCAGACGCCTGCGCCGCGACCGGTGCCCAGATGATCCACATATCGACCGACTACGTCTTCCCGGGCGACGCCACCGAGCCGTATCCGGAAAACGCTCCCACCTCGCCGGTCAACGCCTACGGGCGCAGCAAACTCGCCGGGGAGCTCGCCGTCCGTCGGCTCCTGCCCGACGCTGGCTACGTCGTGCGCACCGCCTGGCTGTACGGCGAACACGGACCGAACTTCGTCGCCACCATGCTGCGACTGGCCGGCGAGCGCGAACACCTCGACGTGGTCAACGACCAGCGGGGGCAACCCACCTGGTCGTACGCGCTGGCCGAGCAGCTCGTCGCGCTGGCCGACGCCGGAATCGCCGGCCGCGCCGCGTCCGGGGTCTACCACGGCACCGCCTCAGGTGAAACCACCTGGCACGGCCTTGCGCGCGCCGTGTTCACCCTGCGTGGACTCGACCCCGACCGCATTCGTCCGGCCACCAGCGACCACTTCCGCCGCCCTGCCCCCCGACCGTCGTACAGTGTCCTCGCTCACGACCGTTGGGCCGCTGCCGGCCTGCAGCCGCTCCCGGACTGGCACTCGGCCCTCGCTCAGATGCTGGCTACCGAGCCGTCGGGCGGGTAG
- a CDS encoding MOSC N-terminal beta barrel domain-containing protein — translation MRLSAIHTYPVKGCHRLDHDGAEVRPWGLAGDRRWMIVDAAGIGVTQREVAGLVALHAVAHDGGLELRAAGQPDLDVPEPAAGDPVPVRTFRSRKLPVPALPAGPAADVWLSTLLDRPVRLVWLARPTRHIPAGDREHDTGDQVSFADAYPLLLANAASLEVLNGWLADAGESPVSMTRFRPNLVIEGAPAWAEDTWAGRQLRIGEVFLQAAGPCARCVVTTTDQETGVRGKEPLRTLSRYRSVGRRLIFGLNLVPITTGRVAIGDDLNADA, via the coding sequence GTGCGGCTGAGCGCGATTCACACGTATCCGGTCAAAGGGTGTCACCGGCTCGACCACGACGGCGCCGAGGTGCGGCCCTGGGGCCTGGCCGGCGACCGGCGTTGGATGATCGTCGACGCCGCCGGCATCGGCGTCACCCAACGCGAGGTCGCCGGCCTCGTCGCGCTGCACGCGGTGGCCCACGACGGTGGCCTCGAACTGCGCGCCGCCGGCCAGCCCGACCTCGACGTCCCGGAACCCGCCGCCGGCGACCCGGTTCCCGTGCGCACCTTCCGCAGCCGCAAACTGCCGGTACCCGCGCTCCCCGCCGGGCCGGCCGCAGACGTGTGGCTCAGCACGCTCCTCGACCGTCCCGTCCGCCTGGTCTGGCTGGCCCGGCCCACCCGGCACATTCCCGCCGGCGACCGGGAGCACGACACCGGGGACCAGGTCAGCTTCGCCGACGCCTACCCGCTGCTGCTGGCCAACGCGGCCTCTCTCGAGGTGCTCAACGGCTGGCTCGCCGACGCCGGGGAGTCGCCGGTGTCGATGACCCGGTTCCGCCCGAATCTGGTCATCGAGGGTGCGCCGGCCTGGGCGGAGGACACCTGGGCCGGGCGGCAACTGCGGATCGGGGAGGTTTTCCTCCAGGCCGCCGGGCCGTGCGCCCGCTGCGTGGTCACCACGACCGACCAGGAGACCGGGGTGCGCGGCAAGGAGCCGCTGCGCACGCTGAGCCGGTACCGGAGCGTTGGGCGGAGGCTCATCTTCGGGCTGAACCTCGTACCGATCACGACGGGCCGGGTCGCCATCGGTGACGACCTGAATGCCGACGCGTGA
- the hutU gene encoding urocanate hydratase: MTQTVRAARGTERTARGWPQEAALRMLMNNLDPEVAERPEDLVVYGGTGKAARDWPSYHALVRTLTDLRDDETMLVQSGRPVGVLRTHEWAPRVLLANSNLVGDWATWPEFRRLEALGLTMYGQMTAGSWIYIGTQGILQGTYETFAAVAAKRFEGSLAGTLTLTGGCGGMGGAQPLAVTMNGGVCLVVDVDRARLERRAHDRYLDEIADSLDEAVERVLAAKRDRRALSVGVVGNAATVFPELLRRGAPIDVVTDQTSAHDPLAYLPEGVELADAREYAAAKPAEFTDRARTSMAQHVEAMVGFLDAGAEVFDYGNSIRGEAKLGGYERAFDFPGFVPAYIRPLFCEGKGPFRWAALSGDPADIAATDRAVLDLFPENESLARWIRMAGERVAFQGLPARICWLGYGERDQAGVRFNELVASGELSAPVVIGRDHLDCGSVASPYRETEAMADGSDAIADWPLLNALVNTASGASWVSIHHGGGVGIGRSIHAGQVCVADGSTLAGQKIERVLTNDPAMGVIRHVDAGYGTAREVAERTGVHVPMAEV; encoded by the coding sequence GTGACGCAGACCGTCCGCGCCGCGCGCGGCACCGAACGCACCGCCCGTGGCTGGCCGCAGGAGGCCGCCCTGCGGATGCTGATGAACAACCTCGACCCGGAGGTGGCCGAGCGCCCCGAGGATCTGGTGGTCTACGGGGGCACCGGGAAGGCCGCGCGGGACTGGCCGTCGTACCACGCCCTGGTGCGGACCCTGACCGACCTGCGGGACGACGAGACGATGCTGGTGCAGTCCGGCCGGCCGGTCGGGGTGCTGCGCACCCACGAGTGGGCGCCCCGGGTCCTGCTGGCCAACTCGAACCTGGTGGGCGACTGGGCCACCTGGCCGGAATTCCGCCGCCTCGAGGCGCTCGGCCTGACCATGTACGGGCAGATGACCGCCGGCTCCTGGATCTACATCGGCACCCAGGGCATCCTCCAGGGTACGTACGAGACGTTCGCGGCCGTGGCGGCCAAGAGGTTCGAGGGCAGCCTGGCCGGCACGCTGACGTTGACCGGCGGCTGCGGCGGGATGGGTGGCGCCCAGCCCCTCGCCGTGACGATGAACGGCGGCGTCTGCCTCGTCGTCGACGTCGACCGTGCCCGCCTGGAGCGCCGGGCGCACGACCGGTACCTGGACGAGATCGCCGATTCCCTGGACGAGGCGGTCGAGCGGGTGCTCGCCGCGAAGCGCGACCGGCGGGCGCTCAGCGTCGGCGTGGTCGGCAACGCGGCCACGGTCTTCCCGGAGCTGCTGCGCCGGGGCGCGCCGATCGACGTGGTCACCGACCAGACGAGCGCGCACGACCCGCTGGCGTACCTGCCCGAGGGAGTCGAGCTGGCCGACGCGCGGGAGTACGCGGCGGCGAAGCCGGCCGAGTTCACCGACCGGGCCCGCACGTCGATGGCGCAGCACGTCGAGGCGATGGTCGGTTTCCTCGACGCCGGCGCGGAGGTCTTCGACTACGGCAACTCGATCCGGGGCGAGGCGAAGCTCGGCGGGTACGAGCGGGCCTTCGACTTCCCGGGCTTCGTGCCCGCCTACATCCGGCCGCTGTTCTGCGAGGGCAAGGGGCCGTTCCGGTGGGCCGCGCTCTCCGGCGACCCGGCCGACATCGCCGCCACCGACCGGGCGGTCCTCGACCTGTTTCCGGAGAACGAGTCCCTGGCGCGGTGGATCCGGATGGCCGGCGAACGGGTGGCCTTCCAGGGCCTGCCGGCACGGATCTGCTGGCTCGGCTACGGCGAGCGGGACCAGGCGGGGGTGCGCTTCAACGAGCTGGTCGCCTCCGGGGAGCTGTCCGCGCCGGTGGTGATCGGCCGGGACCACCTGGACTGCGGCAGCGTGGCCAGCCCGTACCGGGAGACCGAGGCGATGGCCGACGGCTCCGACGCGATCGCCGACTGGCCGCTGCTGAACGCGCTGGTCAACACCGCCAGCGGGGCGTCCTGGGTGTCCATCCACCACGGCGGCGGGGTCGGCATCGGCCGGTCTATCCACGCCGGCCAGGTCTGCGTCGCCGACGGCAGCACCCTCGCCGGGCAGAAGATCGAGCGGGTGCTCACCAACGACCCGGCGATGGGCGTGATCCGCCATGTCGACGCCGGCTACGGCACCGCGCGCGAGGTCGCCGAGCGCACCGGCGTCCACGTTCCGATGGCCGAGGTGTGA
- a CDS encoding PDGLE domain-containing protein, whose translation MKTRSQGFLIGGLLVALLLAGVVSNFASAHPDGLDSSLREGCTFDADDNITGGSCPAQQEREHEIGGPLADYGVAGIDNPYVATGLSGVLGVLLTFAVAGGAFWVVRRRGARTTEVADAAPEQTPAGRAR comes from the coding sequence GTGAAGACCCGTTCCCAGGGTTTCCTGATCGGCGGACTGCTGGTCGCCCTGCTGCTCGCCGGGGTGGTGAGCAACTTCGCCTCGGCACACCCGGACGGGCTGGACTCGTCGCTCCGGGAGGGCTGCACGTTCGACGCCGACGACAACATCACCGGCGGCAGCTGCCCGGCGCAACAGGAGCGGGAGCACGAGATCGGCGGTCCGCTGGCCGACTACGGCGTCGCGGGGATCGACAACCCCTACGTCGCCACCGGGCTCTCCGGCGTACTGGGCGTCCTGCTCACCTTCGCCGTGGCCGGTGGCGCGTTCTGGGTGGTGCGCCGCCGTGGGGCGAGGACCACCGAGGTCGCCGACGCGGCGCCGGAGCAGACCCCCGCCGGCCGGGCGCGCTGA
- a CDS encoding allantoate amidohydrolase — translation MHSVAGGSLPTRFRELWNEIAPIGRDAGSGGYLRYALTEPESRLRGWFHAQADQRGMRVTDDGNGNLFAWWGDPVAGNAVLTGSHFDSVPHGGAYDGPLGIVSAFLAVDELRAAGVTPARPVAVAAFVEEEGARFGVPCLGSRLLTGALATDRAADLRDAAGVSFAEALGARPAGARPELLGRVATFVELHVEQGRGLVELAAPVAVASAIWPHGRWRLDFTGEGNHAGTTRMLDRRDPMLTYAFTVLAANKEARLRGAHATVGRVAVEPNATNAIPSKVTGWLDARAADPGTLTGLVEAVRGKAAERARRDGTEVKLTEEPATPLVAFDGGLADRLATLLGVPVLPTGAGHDAGVLAGHLPTAMLFVRNPTGVSHSPAESATDDDCAAGVTALARVLEELACR, via the coding sequence ATGCATTCGGTAGCGGGCGGCTCCCTTCCCACCAGGTTCCGGGAGCTGTGGAACGAGATCGCGCCCATCGGTCGGGACGCTGGCAGCGGCGGCTACCTGCGGTACGCGCTGACCGAGCCGGAGTCGCGCCTCCGGGGCTGGTTCCACGCGCAGGCCGACCAGCGCGGGATGCGGGTGACCGACGACGGCAACGGCAACCTGTTCGCCTGGTGGGGGGACCCGGTGGCGGGGAACGCGGTGCTCACCGGCAGTCACTTCGACTCGGTGCCGCACGGCGGGGCGTACGACGGGCCGCTCGGCATCGTCAGCGCCTTCCTCGCCGTGGACGAGTTACGCGCGGCGGGCGTGACGCCGGCCCGGCCGGTCGCGGTGGCCGCGTTCGTCGAGGAGGAGGGAGCGCGGTTCGGCGTGCCCTGCCTGGGTTCGCGGCTACTCACCGGTGCACTGGCAACCGACCGCGCGGCCGACCTGCGGGACGCGGCCGGGGTGAGCTTCGCCGAGGCGCTGGGTGCCCGGCCGGCCGGGGCCCGGCCGGAGTTGCTCGGCCGCGTCGCGACCTTCGTCGAGCTGCACGTCGAGCAGGGTCGCGGCCTGGTCGAGCTGGCCGCGCCGGTCGCGGTGGCCAGCGCGATCTGGCCGCACGGCCGCTGGCGCCTCGACTTCACCGGAGAGGGCAACCACGCGGGCACAACCAGGATGCTCGACCGGCGCGACCCCATGCTCACGTACGCGTTCACCGTGCTCGCCGCCAACAAGGAGGCACGGCTGCGCGGCGCCCACGCCACCGTCGGCCGGGTGGCGGTGGAGCCGAACGCCACCAATGCGATCCCGTCGAAGGTGACCGGCTGGCTGGACGCCCGGGCGGCCGATCCGGGGACCCTGACCGGGCTGGTCGAGGCCGTCCGTGGCAAGGCCGCCGAGCGGGCCCGGCGGGACGGCACCGAGGTCAAGCTGACCGAGGAGCCGGCGACGCCGCTGGTCGCGTTCGACGGCGGGCTGGCCGACCGGCTCGCCACGCTCCTCGGCGTGCCGGTCCTGCCCACCGGGGCCGGCCACGACGCCGGGGTGCTCGCCGGACATCTGCCCACCGCGATGCTCTTCGTGCGCAACCCGACCGGGGTGTCGCACTCCCCCGCCGAGTCGGCCACCGACGACGACTGCGCGGCCGGGGTGACCGCGCTGGCCCGCGTACTGGAGGAACTCGCATGCCGGTGA
- a CDS encoding energy-coupling factor ABC transporter permease has product METLALHISNGIINGPVAAVFAAIALAAMTFCVLRGRQDLDDRLVPLAGLVAAFVFAAQMLNFPIFTAAVSGHLIGGALAAILVGPWVGALCVAVVLIVQALVFGDGGVAMLGPNITNMALLGTAAAYLLIAVLLRILPRTTGGLAVTAFVSALFSVLVAAMGFVVQYQLGGTTDLGGNLAGLAGTMAVSHLLIGIGEGLITATTVVTVARVRPDLVYALRARKPVAAATVPAVGGVR; this is encoded by the coding sequence GTGGAAACCCTGGCGTTGCACATCTCGAACGGGATCATCAACGGCCCGGTCGCCGCGGTGTTCGCGGCGATCGCGTTGGCCGCGATGACGTTCTGTGTCCTGCGCGGCCGGCAGGACCTGGACGACCGGCTGGTGCCGTTGGCCGGTCTGGTCGCGGCCTTCGTCTTCGCCGCGCAGATGCTCAACTTTCCGATCTTCACGGCGGCGGTCAGTGGTCACCTGATCGGCGGGGCGCTCGCCGCGATACTGGTCGGCCCCTGGGTCGGCGCGCTCTGCGTGGCGGTGGTGCTGATCGTGCAGGCGCTGGTCTTCGGTGACGGCGGCGTCGCGATGCTCGGCCCCAACATCACCAACATGGCGCTCCTCGGCACCGCCGCCGCGTACCTGCTGATCGCCGTGCTGCTGCGCATCCTGCCGCGCACCACGGGCGGGCTTGCCGTGACCGCGTTCGTCTCCGCACTGTTCAGCGTGCTGGTGGCCGCCATGGGCTTCGTCGTGCAGTACCAGCTCGGCGGCACCACCGACCTCGGCGGCAACCTCGCCGGTCTGGCCGGCACGATGGCCGTCTCCCACCTGCTGATCGGCATCGGCGAAGGTCTGATCACCGCGACCACGGTGGTCACCGTGGCAAGGGTCCGGCCCGATCTCGTGTACGCGCTGCGCGCCCGCAAACCGGTCGCGGCGGCGACCGTCCCGGCTGTCGGAGGTGTTCGGTGA
- a CDS encoding MurR/RpiR family transcriptional regulator, protein MNDGGMASPGDPVLDLFQGVRLTPTQRRIAHCLVQHGPAVAYLSAAEVAERAGVSQPSVTRFAVALGHDGYPALRRRLRELTVGSPNGRADAGNELQQAVRAEIGNLDRLAGQLADRERIAETGRLLAASRPLPVLGLRAAAPLAAYFAYFAAKVHPDVRVLDDGGSLLTDRLEQAAEAGARALLAFVLPRHPRETLDALHDARDAGLTVVTITDSPVSPAADYADVVLPAAVGAQLVFDLHTAPMTLAMVLLQAICDAAPAETQRRLEAFEASAARRQLFLG, encoded by the coding sequence ATGAATGACGGGGGCATGGCGTCGCCCGGGGACCCCGTGCTGGATCTGTTCCAGGGGGTCCGGCTCACCCCCACCCAGCGCCGCATCGCGCACTGCCTCGTGCAGCACGGGCCGGCCGTCGCCTACCTGTCGGCGGCCGAGGTCGCCGAGCGGGCCGGGGTCAGCCAACCGTCGGTGACCCGGTTCGCGGTGGCGCTCGGCCACGACGGCTACCCCGCGCTGCGCCGCCGCCTCCGCGAACTGACCGTGGGCTCACCCAACGGGCGCGCGGACGCCGGCAACGAGCTCCAACAGGCCGTACGCGCCGAGATCGGCAACCTCGACCGGCTCGCCGGCCAGCTCGCCGACCGGGAGCGGATCGCCGAGACGGGGCGACTGCTCGCCGCGAGCCGCCCGCTGCCGGTGCTCGGCCTCCGCGCCGCCGCGCCGCTGGCCGCGTACTTCGCGTACTTCGCCGCGAAGGTGCACCCGGACGTGCGGGTGCTCGACGACGGCGGCAGCCTGCTCACCGACCGCCTCGAACAGGCCGCCGAGGCCGGCGCGCGCGCCCTGCTCGCCTTCGTGCTGCCCCGGCACCCGCGCGAGACGCTGGACGCCCTACACGACGCGCGGGACGCCGGCCTGACAGTGGTGACCATCACCGACTCGCCCGTCAGCCCGGCCGCCGACTACGCCGACGTGGTGCTGCCCGCCGCCGTCGGCGCCCAGCTCGTGTTCGACCTGCACACCGCTCCGATGACCCTGGCCATGGTGCTGCTGCAGGCAATCTGCGACGCCGCGCCGGCCGAAACCCAGCGCCGGCTGGAGGCGTTCGAAGCCTCCGCCGCCCGTCGTCAGTTGTTCCTCGGTTAG